From one Rhodothermales bacterium genomic stretch:
- a CDS encoding CPBP family intramembrane metalloprotease — translation MDYFKATRTATYGFLSAIPLFLIYEVSILLVNHGSPAGVRVGADVWMKQILTAIGAPGMIAVGVAVLAIGVAVFVKDRGRKIPVRASYLAGVVAESTLYAVVVAILVSSTVSVLLAMVPQSNPTQIGLFAKLSLSVGAGLYEELVFRVILVGGMFWLLQRLSDSRRAAYIVAAVTGALLFSAVHYIGVFGDPFTIGSFLFRFLFGLAMNVIFLVRGFGVAAWTHALYDVMVVTHLLG, via the coding sequence ATGGACTACTTCAAAGCGACCAGAACAGCTACCTACGGCTTCCTGAGCGCAATTCCGCTGTTTCTGATCTATGAGGTCTCGATCCTGCTTGTGAATCACGGCAGCCCGGCAGGTGTACGCGTCGGGGCGGACGTCTGGATGAAGCAGATCCTAACGGCGATTGGCGCTCCCGGGATGATCGCAGTGGGCGTTGCGGTGCTGGCCATCGGTGTGGCGGTTTTCGTCAAGGATCGCGGGCGCAAGATCCCTGTTCGCGCTTCCTACCTTGCAGGCGTTGTCGCAGAGAGTACGCTCTATGCCGTGGTCGTAGCCATTCTCGTTTCGTCTACGGTCAGCGTATTGCTCGCGATGGTACCGCAGTCGAACCCGACCCAGATCGGATTATTTGCGAAGCTGTCTCTGTCAGTGGGCGCGGGTCTTTACGAGGAACTCGTGTTCCGCGTGATACTGGTCGGGGGGATGTTCTGGTTACTTCAACGGCTGAGCGATTCGCGACGTGCGGCCTACATAGTGGCGGCTGTCACTGGCGCGCTTCTGTTCAGTGCGGTGCACTACATCGGTGTCTTTGGCGACCCGTTCACGATCGGGTCGTTCCTGTTCCGGTTTTTGTTCGGGCTTGCCATGAACGTCATCTTTCTTGTTCGGGGTTTTGGCGTGGCCGCCTGGACGCATGCCCTGTACGACGTGATGGTGGTCACCCACCTGCTCGGATAG
- a CDS encoding LysM peptidoglycan-binding domain-containing protein, producing the protein MMNKKALSVTLLVAFVSILAIVPTIRPALGQNNGQPPVEYVVRSGDTLFNIARRFDITVGMLKEANALSGDQIRVGQVLTIPSRTEPLARPDTTGDGYVPTDPPAPAGVEAPVDGAPRSLPSETPAARVDSVTVMFDPVADSAEVAQVDRMADGPGAQLGLLTVQQGQSLYDIALATGLSVDSLLLLNPWVATFLPEGAKLGVPVEYASATYTVKRGDTLFKIARETGTTVGAIRTANQLAGDVIHVGQVLVVPSTKVSSGSSGFATLPVVGSGEARVYSERFVGRLMAAGRPYNPDDFTISHSDLPIGSIVLLSSPETDQQTFAEVMDRLPTSAGYLIDVSRAVSRVFETFTGGNLQVELRVVRYGPSVH; encoded by the coding sequence ATGATGAATAAGAAGGCGCTCAGCGTGACGCTGCTTGTTGCGTTCGTCTCGATACTCGCTATCGTTCCGACCATCCGGCCAGCCCTCGGTCAGAATAACGGACAGCCGCCTGTGGAGTATGTCGTTCGCAGCGGAGACACGCTCTTCAACATCGCACGTCGGTTCGACATCACGGTTGGTATGCTGAAGGAGGCCAACGCGCTTTCGGGAGATCAAATACGCGTCGGACAGGTGCTGACTATTCCGTCTCGTACCGAGCCACTGGCCAGACCTGACACGACAGGCGACGGGTACGTGCCCACCGACCCACCGGCGCCGGCTGGTGTCGAAGCACCGGTGGACGGCGCACCCAGAAGTCTTCCCTCGGAGACCCCGGCGGCCCGCGTTGATTCTGTGACCGTGATGTTCGACCCAGTGGCAGATTCGGCGGAGGTGGCACAAGTTGACCGGATGGCCGACGGACCGGGTGCGCAGCTCGGATTACTTACGGTCCAACAAGGTCAATCGCTGTATGACATCGCCCTCGCGACAGGCCTCTCAGTTGACAGCCTGCTGCTGCTAAATCCCTGGGTGGCAACGTTTTTGCCCGAAGGTGCCAAACTGGGAGTTCCGGTCGAGTACGCCTCTGCAACCTACACCGTAAAGCGGGGTGACACGCTGTTCAAGATCGCGCGCGAAACCGGCACGACGGTTGGAGCGATCCGGACTGCGAATCAGCTGGCTGGAGATGTCATTCACGTGGGACAGGTACTGGTTGTGCCGTCCACGAAAGTCAGCTCAGGTTCGTCCGGATTCGCGACGTTACCGGTCGTCGGGTCCGGTGAGGCGCGGGTGTATTCGGAGCGCTTCGTCGGGCGACTTATGGCCGCGGGCCGTCCGTACAACCCGGATGATTTCACTATTTCCCACAGTGACTTACCGATCGGCAGTATTGTGCTGCTCTCCAGTCCGGAGACCGATCAGCAGACGTTTGCGGAGGTAATGGATCGTCTGCCGACTTCCGCCGGCTACCTTATCGATGTGTCGCGTGCGGTGAGTCGCGTGTTCGAGACTTTCACGGGAGGTAACCTTCAGGTTGAACTTCGCGTAGTGCGATACGGACCGTCGGTCCACTGA
- a CDS encoding tetratricopeptide repeat protein — MDRLSLLLEYLKEDPGDAFTRFALAMEYVKTGNEDRALETFEALVGDQPDYVGTYYHLAALYLRKGLTDEALETYRAGIRIADRQRDTHARAELQSALLEAEGFGFDDE; from the coding sequence GTGGACCGACTGAGTCTCCTTCTCGAGTACCTGAAGGAAGATCCGGGTGATGCGTTTACGCGATTCGCACTTGCCATGGAGTACGTGAAGACGGGTAATGAAGATCGCGCTCTGGAGACATTCGAAGCGCTGGTTGGCGATCAGCCCGATTATGTCGGAACCTACTATCACCTGGCGGCACTTTACCTGCGGAAAGGCCTGACGGATGAAGCACTGGAGACGTACCGGGCCGGCATTCGCATCGCGGATCGGCAGCGAGATACACATGCACGTGCGGAATTGCAGTCAGCGCTTCTGGAAGCGGAGGGATTTGGCTTCGATGATGAATAA
- a CDS encoding S8 family serine peptidase, translating to MLLRKAVFGALLAVYCLLGPSTDAYAQSGDLVVRIEVQPIETLRLADFDPVRPAASPVVFRVFLTAGTQTRPLRIEVDVESESFGFLGTASLDLGAVSAAQTVMLTNQDFDTYELGDAGNLVIELATERGLLPPDDYYFILRVIDLATGGEVGTDTGVITTTNSGTQIELVGPGTPLDQEPDLIPTPYPIFQWFSDATRFNFSLYEVQPGQSSAEDIVASLPVFEQSNVAPGTFVYPNAAEELVSGRRYAWQIDAISTTSSGDERFPSEMRWFVVEDIDNPLSEEDDGTELPSVQLRVEPQEAIVATSETAFFEASVQDMNDIPIYDRVPVWTVVPDHMGSIDENGVFTAGPQSGVAAVVATIGDSEDYAAVEILDRAEDGDRAVADEPDIQVLSPVDGQIILEPEPTFAWLFSGPDSSSVSSFLLSVRKGGDSFETSIPIWENELAGSSMPYPPDEELLDAGATYFVRVAALDSAKTPVAESRPVAFTLEREDKLSYELQGELESARAEGRDSTLVRVLIQAGTDFVDPTLLDALEGIGATLELVEGPWIQISIAYSALSALADLDLVDLVTMPSPHEYLAAPEIASGERPLILSSVKGIAAGDSRFAPVDVAVFEFGFDPAAIQALLPEANLRFYSFRADERIEGSGSADSRHASAVVQALGEHLPPNATVHLVNFDTEPEFHHALDYVVHELGVSVITCSVSWANAYDHYDGSSYFSRRIAQLLGTKTPLVAAAGNFAESHWQAQYGDSDSDGIHDFDPFAEMLEVKLTNGRFYNFLLSWNDWGGDPRVDLDIELYNAAGELLLDRRGRPYASRSVQGPTEYAQPVERVRAFRPIYPGTRSYYVKVFRKRGTPDPAARGTEFELYVSPPPEGSTPGPVALSSLASGLATTDSRSVIPVGANELTHSSQGPTNDGRIRPDFSADGTVEFGEGRIRGTSFAAPRVAAAMALIVSRHPGWSVEEAYDYLRRFAVQPDGTPGKNARFGWGQVDMDALVEAITQ from the coding sequence ATGCTGCTCCGAAAAGCCGTATTTGGAGCTCTTCTGGCCGTTTACTGCCTGTTGGGCCCGTCCACGGATGCGTACGCGCAATCCGGTGACCTCGTTGTGCGAATCGAGGTTCAACCCATTGAAACGCTGCGACTCGCCGATTTCGACCCCGTGCGACCCGCAGCATCACCGGTCGTATTTCGTGTTTTCCTGACAGCAGGGACACAAACGAGACCTCTCAGAATCGAGGTTGACGTCGAATCGGAGTCGTTTGGATTCCTGGGCACAGCCTCCCTCGATCTGGGCGCTGTAAGTGCCGCTCAGACGGTGATGTTGACGAATCAGGACTTTGACACCTACGAGCTCGGTGACGCCGGAAACTTGGTCATCGAGCTGGCGACCGAGCGAGGACTCCTGCCGCCGGACGACTACTATTTCATTCTCCGCGTCATCGACCTTGCGACCGGTGGAGAGGTTGGCACGGACACAGGAGTAATCACGACGACGAATTCCGGAACACAGATCGAGTTGGTGGGACCGGGCACACCGTTGGATCAGGAGCCTGATTTGATTCCCACACCGTATCCCATATTCCAGTGGTTCTCGGATGCCACGCGCTTCAACTTTTCGTTATACGAAGTTCAGCCCGGTCAGTCCTCCGCTGAGGATATCGTTGCAAGCCTGCCCGTGTTCGAGCAGAGCAACGTCGCTCCCGGGACGTTTGTATACCCGAACGCGGCTGAAGAACTCGTGTCAGGTCGCCGCTACGCTTGGCAGATCGATGCCATTAGTACGACATCTTCTGGAGACGAACGCTTTCCGAGTGAAATGCGATGGTTCGTCGTCGAAGACATCGACAACCCGCTGAGCGAGGAAGACGATGGCACGGAGTTGCCGAGCGTTCAATTGCGAGTCGAGCCGCAGGAGGCGATCGTCGCGACGAGTGAGACGGCGTTCTTTGAGGCGTCGGTGCAGGACATGAACGACATCCCGATTTACGATCGTGTGCCTGTGTGGACCGTCGTTCCCGATCACATGGGATCCATAGACGAGAATGGCGTCTTTACTGCGGGGCCACAGAGCGGTGTCGCAGCCGTGGTGGCCACAATAGGTGACTCGGAAGACTATGCAGCGGTCGAGATCCTGGACCGCGCCGAAGATGGTGATCGAGCGGTAGCCGACGAACCCGATATACAGGTTCTCTCGCCTGTGGACGGACAGATCATTCTCGAGCCCGAGCCGACGTTCGCCTGGCTGTTCAGCGGACCTGATTCGTCATCCGTGTCATCCTTCCTGCTGAGCGTTCGCAAGGGCGGCGACAGCTTCGAAACCTCTATCCCCATCTGGGAGAACGAACTAGCCGGTTCGTCAATGCCCTATCCACCCGATGAAGAGCTCCTCGACGCGGGTGCCACTTACTTCGTTCGAGTGGCGGCGCTGGATTCTGCGAAAACGCCGGTCGCTGAGTCGAGGCCGGTCGCGTTCACACTCGAGCGCGAGGACAAGCTCTCGTACGAACTCCAGGGTGAGTTAGAATCGGCGAGGGCAGAGGGCCGGGATTCGACGTTGGTTCGCGTGCTTATTCAGGCCGGCACCGATTTCGTCGACCCGACCCTGCTGGACGCACTGGAGGGAATTGGCGCGACACTCGAGTTGGTCGAAGGTCCCTGGATTCAGATTTCTATCGCGTACTCGGCCCTGTCGGCGCTCGCCGATCTGGACCTCGTGGATCTTGTGACAATGCCTTCACCACACGAATATCTTGCGGCACCTGAAATAGCGTCAGGCGAACGGCCGCTGATATTGTCGTCGGTCAAGGGCATTGCCGCGGGCGATTCCCGTTTTGCACCGGTCGATGTCGCCGTCTTCGAGTTCGGATTTGACCCGGCGGCGATCCAGGCCCTGCTTCCGGAGGCCAACCTCCGCTTCTACTCCTTCCGTGCCGACGAACGCATCGAGGGTTCGGGCAGTGCGGATTCACGCCACGCCTCGGCCGTGGTACAGGCACTCGGTGAGCATCTTCCGCCGAACGCTACCGTACATCTGGTCAATTTCGATACAGAGCCGGAATTCCATCACGCACTGGATTACGTCGTTCACGAACTCGGCGTGAGTGTGATTACGTGTTCGGTCTCCTGGGCGAACGCGTACGACCACTACGACGGTTCATCCTACTTCTCCCGACGCATCGCGCAACTGCTCGGCACCAAGACACCGCTGGTGGCGGCAGCCGGCAACTTCGCGGAGAGCCACTGGCAGGCCCAGTATGGTGACAGCGATTCGGACGGCATCCATGACTTCGATCCCTTTGCGGAAATGCTGGAGGTGAAGCTGACCAACGGCCGCTTCTACAACTTCCTGCTGAGCTGGAACGACTGGGGCGGAGACCCGCGTGTGGATCTCGATATCGAGCTGTACAATGCCGCCGGCGAGCTTCTGCTCGATCGACGAGGCCGTCCGTACGCTTCTCGAAGCGTTCAGGGACCGACCGAGTATGCACAGCCCGTCGAGCGCGTACGAGCCTTTCGGCCCATCTACCCCGGAACGCGATCCTACTATGTAAAGGTGTTCCGCAAGCGCGGCACACCCGATCCGGCCGCCCGCGGAACGGAATTCGAGCTGTACGTCTCCCCGCCCCCGGAAGGCTCGACTCCTGGTCCCGTGGCCTTGAGCAGTCTCGCCAGCGGGCTGGCCACGACGGATTCCAGATCTGTTATTCCTGTGGGCGCCAATGAGTTGACTCATAGCTCACAGGGGCCCACGAACGACGGAAGGATCCGGCCGGACTTCTCGGCCGACGGAACCGTCGAATTCGGTGAAGGCCGCATTCGAGGCACTTCATTTGCCGCGCCGAGAGTAGCGGCCGCCATGGCCCTGATTGTGTCGCGCCACCCGGGATGGAGCGTTGAGGAAGCCTACGACTACCTGAGACGGTTTGCCGTCCAGCCGGACGGCACACCGGGCAAGAATGCTCGTTTTGGGTGGGGCCAGGTCGACATGGACGCCCTCGTGGAGGCCATTACGCAATAG